The genomic DNA TCTGGAAGAGAACTTCCCTGCACAGGACTTCTTTTGGTTCCTGTTTGTAATGCTGACAATCTCAGCCCTCTGCTTCGTGGCTTTGACGTGTAGAGAAATAACAGAGCCAGCATCACCGGAGACCCCAGAYCCTGAGATGGTGATGACAAAGGACAACAGGGAGGAGACCCACCCGCTCCAGAATGGAGGAACACTGTTGTCTGAGGACCAGGTGGAGTTGGAGAAAGCATCCCCGGTCCAAACCTTCTGGACGCCACGCAACATCTACCTGCTGGTGCTACTAGGTGTGTCCAACGCCCTGACCAATGGAGTCCTTCCCTCTGTCCAGAGCTTCTCCTGTCTGCCCTACGGCACCATGACCTATCACCTCTCTGTGGTCCTTGGCAACATTGCAAACCCACTGGCCTGCTTTGTGGCCATGTTTGTCCTCTGCAGGTGAGTGGATATGACTGAGTTAGACTGCATGATTACAGTGTAGGCCAATACCACAGTTGTGTGTTGCACCCTCATGTACAGTAATTGATTGATAGAAATATTCATATTGATGTATGAATATTATAATGTAAATATGGACGGACACTAGGCCTAGATATGGTTTGGAATAATTGTACATGTTGAATCAGGAGATCTTACTTGTGGGTGTGTTTTTCCTCTCTGTGTTGCAGGTCATCTGTGGGTCTTGGTTTCATGTCTGTAGCAGGTGGGGTCTTTGCAGCCTACCTCATGGCTCTTGCAGTGCTCAGCCCCTGCCCTCCTCTCTTGGGGAGCCCTGCTGGTGTATCCTTGGTGGTCAGTTATTTCGACCATCATCTATTAACTACTAGGCCTGTCAGTGCTAACATTGTGGACCTTGTTCACTACAACATTGATTGAGGCTACTATTAATAATGAAATCACTTTTTTTTWWatatatatattttttaattttatccccttttctccccaattttcgtggtatccaatcgctagtaattactatcttgtctcatcgctacaactcccgtacgggctcgggagagacgaaggtcgaaagccatgcgtcctccgaagcacaacccaaccaagccgcactgcactacacaactgcttcttaacacagcgcgcctccaacccggaagtcagccgcaccaatgtgtcggaggaaacaccgtgcacctggcccccttggttagcgcgcactgcgcccggcccgccacaggagtcgctggagcgcgatYagacaaggatatccctaccggccaaaccctccctaacccggacgacgctagcccaattgtgcgtcgctccacggacctcccggtcgcggccggttgcgacagaTGAAATCACTTTTTGTCTTGAAGTGCATTCACTTCCTGGGTTCCCAGtgttttgtgtagtgtgtgtgtgtacctgtaatGAGAAAATTTTAAGATCGCTTTAATTTAGGTGTGATCCAGACCCgagttcaaatacatgtgtattaagTATTTGTCATTTAAATACTTgtgttctgtgtatttgagtgcTTTCAAATAATGTGTTGCCAAATCAACTACTTCTATTTMAACTATTTTAAAGTATCTTTTTATATAATTCTCTATAAATAACCTGCTATTTAAAACtattttcaaataattgtttCCAAATATATTATTTCCAATAACCCTAGGACCAAACAGACTTGATATCAAATGTATGGGAGTATTTTAATATTTGCATTTGAAAATAAATGCCagtactttccaagtgtatttgtAAATGCATACcaaaatacattccaatatttaACTATTTctattttcaaataaaaaaaatccaaatgctttactttaaaatgtatatggAAGTAATTAAAATAacacttgaacccaggtctggtgtgatCAACACAATGTGTAGCATATTTAGAGTATCTGTAACCCGAATGATTTacacactgacagttctctgtTTCTACACAGGTGGTGTCCTGGATCATCTTCACTGGTCTGTTCTCTTACCTGAAGGTAGTTATAGGGACGCTGCTCCACGAGGCTGGCCATGCTGCTTTGCTGTGGTGCGGCGTCTTCATCCAGGCTGGCTCACTGATAGGAGCCCTCTCCATGTTCCCCCTGGTCAGCATTTACCACATATTTGCAAGGTCTCAGGACTGTGTGGACAACTGCAGTTAGTTATGCACCAGGAACCACAGCTAGCTGGGTGATCACATCAGGGATGGAAGATGGAACACCCTTTCCAGGCCCAGAAGGGTTGATGCCCCCCCAGAACCCCCCGTTCTGTAAGGGCTGAGGAAAGGCATTCCAGGGGTAATGGGAGCATTGAGTTGCTGTGTCCTGGCTAAGGGTATGTAAGTGCCTGTGATGCAGTGCCGCAAGGGATTTTTAAAATTATTGATCTAGTTTCTTGGTTTGCTGAAGGAGCTGCTATTACCGGTATGTTTTCCCACTAAATCATGTGACAAGTCTTGTTTAATCAGGGACTGAATCAATATCACCCATTCATCCAGTTTGGCTGTCCCCAGGCCTTAGGAGTAAGAAACAAACGCATTAATGGCCAGATTCAGAGAGACAGAATAAGCCCAGTCCTCGACTAAAAAGcgtgctcaatggagaatctccagaGAATGCAGAGAGTCCTGGACAGGGCTTAATCTTTGACTTGGAAAGTGGCCCTATGAAACTCaaaaaccacgtttccatccacagctTTCATGTGATTTAAAGtcatatcatatttttttttaaatcacgacagctgtgatggaaacaggacaggtcggtacaattttatatatGCTAACAGATAATTTCCTAGTtcgacaaggtgggatctttgtgTCTAAAATTAATAACGCGAGAAATGGCAAATATTGACAAACATCATATCGAAGTTAACTtgtgatgatatggtgtgtggtcctcccactacgccTTGGAGAAAccgtgcagtttattaggctacagattgaATAAATGattaacttcacagggtggtgaaagtgcatggtgatcttgatgcttttacttattctggtgacatgatggtcGATGCTTGAATGTTGCTTGACAAATTTAACagattctcgctcttatccataatcatCTCATGTGGACAGCCTGTCCGCACCGTATCTGCCGAATGTTGGCACGTGCAAAGACCAGAATAGggacatttgctatttaacgcaacagtttttgtgacgaCTATCTGAGAGTTTAGAGTatttgaaaatgcgatggaaatcCGTtgtactttagatttttatttgttgCATGAAAACGTACATTTTGTGTGCGCAGCTCTTTTTATCCGTAATAAGTCCGTTTGGTGGAACATACCACTGgtggaatttttattttattttttaaatgcagtttttattttattttcgcatgaaaatctgtctccaattggatggaaacctagctatagacaggTTTTAAATACTACTGTTTCTCAAGTACAAATACCTATCCAAAGCTAACCAACAATAAATGGATACAAGTAAATCATTTTATCCATGccattaaaatatttaaaatgtaaCTGGAAACTATTCACTTTCAGCCATTGACTGAAATGTTTAATTTTAGTCCTCTACTTGTTATTTTTAATGCAAATGCTGCCCAAATCCACTTTTTCCCACATTGCTAAAATCAAGGGCAGCCATTTTAGTAAATTGACATTCAAGTTTTGATTTACTATTGGAGCAGTTGAATATAACTTGTAATTGATTATACACAATTTTGTTCTCAGTGCTGTAGTAAAAATATGAGTTGGTTTTGCTGCTGAGTGGGGTTGTTACCATGCACCGTTGTGTAGCCAATCATTATGGTTCTAGTACAGCGGAGTTTTAATCCAAGCCTGGAGGTCCAGAGTACTGctgtttttctgttctacctCATACTCACCtacactcacctggtgtcccaggtctaaatcagtccttgattagaggggaagaatgaaaaTCAGCAGTGGAATTGGCTTGGAGGTCCATGTTTGAATTTGCCTGCTCTAGGAGatacttacatttccctcatgtCTGTCACTTGGTATGTCATTGTCTGCCATGTCAGAATCATCATTCCAGAGAGATTCTAGTTGAAGCTTATTTTGTGTTGTCCGGATAATTATGaacaattacttgtttatttCCCTCCAGATTATTTCTCCATACACAATGTGATTGTTTCTTTCTACTAATGCCTTCGTCTCCTGTTGCGTATTATCATCCATGTAATTTGGTGTTGAATTCTTTTTggtgaccatttaaaaaaaaatgattaacTATTCCAATTGCAATGCCAAATGTTAGCCTTCCTTCAGATACATTAAATGTTATCTTGCGTTTGGAAGGAataaagaaaattaaaaaaaatctgctaCGCCTTAGTACCTCCTACAGTGACTAATATTGGAAAACTTGCTGCTCAATGAATTTATAGACTATGttgacaatgtagaaatagtatcGGTCCAACATTTACTATATAAccatttttgtatatgttttttaATGTGAAATGGAAGGTGAACTAGTTTCAGGCACTGATTTTACatttccgtaaaaaaaaaaaaatgtgtccgtTTGTAATCTTTCTTGTCTTAAGTCTAAGTCATATTTTGTTGACAATCAGCTAATTATCTTTAGATCGCTGTGTTAACAATCCTTTTGACTGCCTTTCAGATATGGTCACTCAAAATCAATTGACATTAGAAGCTTGGGATGTTtggaataataaaaaaataggaGTGTTGAAGAATCTGTTACATTTTGTTCCTCGGAATGCGATGTTGAATCGCCACATAGTACAAGTCACCTACTCAGGAAAATGATTCAATCTCAATGAGAGATTTGCAACCAATGAGAGACTTCCAACCAATAGCTACTTGTTTTGTAAGCTTTGACAATATGGCAAAGTAGTTACTACTTGGCTCAAATGACAGGATGGGTGGAGGTAGCAGGTTTTGTTGCCTCTTGAGACTCATTATTACTCCTCACAGGAATTGCCTTCTATGGACTAAAGTTGCATTGTTATGGGTGAACAAAGCCCTAATGCAAAGCGCAGGTCTCATCCTGTTGCTATGCATTCTCAGGAAATGTTACAGAAGAGTTATCGAAATATATGAATGCATTTGACGTGCCTTTTAACCAGGA from Salvelinus sp. IW2-2015 linkage group LG31, ASM291031v2, whole genome shotgun sequence includes the following:
- the slc52a2 gene encoding solute carrier family 52, riboflavin transporter, member 2, whose amino-acid sequence is MAGTWWNSAAFTHVLVALFGMGSWISVNCLWVELPVVVRILPEEWNLPVYLSVLIAFGNIGPIAVTITHHCAPGQLNERLVIHSIQVLAVVASIFLAIFWSQVATVAGEVRSVPYLLLTFVLALVCCTSNVTFLPFMFRYPPQYIRTFFVGQGLSALFPCVVALGQGVGKLECKLENGTVRADYLEENFPAQDFFWFLFVMLTISALCFVALTCREITEPASPETPDPEMVMTKDNREETHPLQNGGTLLSEDQVELEKASPVQTFWTPRNIYLLVLLGVSNALTNGVLPSVQSFSCLPYGTMTYHLSVVLGNIANPLACFVAMFVLCRSSVGLGFMSVAGGVFAAYLMALAVLSPCPPLLGSPAGVSLVVVSWIIFTGLFSYLKVVIGTLLHEAGHAALLWCGVFIQAGSLIGALSMFPLVSIYHIFARSQDCVDNCS